In the Armatimonadota bacterium genome, GAGGGCGACGTCCGCCGCTGCTGGTGCGCCGGGAGCCTCCGGTCCGGAGGCCGACGGCGCCTCCTCGGCGGCGGATGGCGTGGGCGGTGCGGGCGCCTCCTGCGGTTGGGAGCGCGCCGCGTCGAGATCGAGCGGCTGCCCGGGACGCCGGACGCGCACCTGCAGGGCGCGCAGGCGATTGAGCACCGCCGCCACCTCGTAGGGCCGCGGCAGCGCGTAGTCGCCCGATCCGCGTTCTCCCTCCGAGAGCAGGAGCAGGCCGCCGGCCTCGAGGTCGGCGAAGACCCGCGCCAGGATCTCGGCGATGGACGCCGCGCCGTCGATGTAGCCCTTCTCCACGGCGTAGAGGATCGCGTCGCCGGCCGCGCGCGCCTGGCCGGGCTCCACGAGTTGCGGCAGGCCGGCCAAGTCCACGCTCTCGCGCCCTACCACCAGCGCGCCGCGTCCGCGCATCTCGCTGGCGATCCGGCGCCCCCGCAGGCCGTTGAAGCCGCGCGGCAGCGGGCATCGGGGTGCGGGGACGGCGACCGTCGCCCGCCGTGCTGCCCGCGGTGCGCCCAGAGCCACCGCCTGCTGTGCCGCCGCGGTGGCCGCCCGCGGCTGAAAGGCGTCCATCACCAGCACGGTGTCGGCGACGGCGAGGAAGTCGCCGAGCCCCGCGGTGGCGACAATCGAGGAGATCTCCAGGTCCTCCCACAGGGGACGCACCACGTCCACCAGGCGGGTCAGAGGATCGTCCGCCGGCGGGACGAGCGCTTCCATGCGCGCGTCGCGGGTCAGCAGCGCGGCCGGCAGGTCGTCCTCGTCGAACACGAACAGGCTGGTCCCCACCTCGAGGGCCTCGGCAAGGGACGCCACGACCGACAGCGCTCCGCTGGCACGCTCGGCCGAGAACGCGCTGACCTCGGGCCGCCCCGGCACCCGGTGGACCATGGCGCTGAGGTCCACCCGTTCGATCCGACGGCCGGGTTCCGCGCGCACCATGACCGCGTCGGGGACGGTTGCCACCAGCTCGCGGCCGTCCCCTGGCACGTGCGGGTACACCCCGCGGGCGACCGCGGCCAGCAGCGTCGACTTCCCCGAGAAGGCGCCGCCGGTCACCACCGTCACGCCGCGCGGGATGCCAAGCCCCCGCACCGTCCCACGGTGCGGCAGCGAGACGGTCACGGCCAGCGCATCGGGCGCTTGTAGGGGCTGCGCCCGACCGCCGCGCAGCGGCCCGTCGCCTGGCGGCGTCTCGCGGGGCAGCACCGCGCCGTCGGCGAGGAACGCCACCAGGCCCAGCGCCGGGAGCTGCGCCTGCAACGCCAGGTAGTCCTCGACGGTCTCGACGAACCGGCGGCCGGCCTCGCCGTCCAGGCGTGCCCACACCAGCCCGGCCTCGACCACCGCGGGCAGTTCCTCGAAGAACAGCGTGATGGCGGCCCGGGCCGCGGCCTTCCGCCCCTCCGCGGGTAACCCGATGGCCACGCGCACCTCGACCCAGTCCTCGGCGATGGTACAAGCGGCGCGCCGGAGCACGGTCTGGCTGCCCGCGTCCACCGCCAGCGGCGGCGTCCGGCCGGTCCAGCGCGTGCGGACGTGCCGGCGAATCGCCTCGGCCAGCGCGCGCGCAAGGAAGTCCTCGAGAGCGGTTTTGCGCGGTGGCGTCGACCAGAGGGCCGGGGGTAGCTGCGCCTCGGCCTGGTCGATCCGCACGCGACCCCGGCTCGGCCCGGCCATGGGGTCGGGCTGGATGGCGTCGAGGTAGAGGACGAAGCGGTCGAAGCGGTAGGCGCCGACCAGGTCCTGGTAGGCCTGAAACGGTTTGTTGTTGGCGACGATCAGCTTGTCGCGCAGGCGGTCCGATGGCAGCATGCTCGCGTGGGTGTCCTCCAGCGTCGTCTGCGCGGGATGCGCGTCAGCGCGAGGATAGCACAGCCTGGCCCGTAGCGGCGCGGGGCACCACGGGCAGCGGCCCGGCCGCGGCGCGGGGGCAACACGGTGCGCCCCGGGCGGCGCGCAGGCGCTGACGCACGAGCTGCAACGCGCGCTCGAGCTGGCTGTCGCGCCCCTGGTCGAGCTCGGCGAGGCCCAGCGCGACCGCGACGTGCGGCGTCACGCCCACGCCCTCCAGACGGCGCCCGCGGCCCGTGGCCAGCCGCCGCACCGTGATCAGCAGCGCTGACCCATCAGCCAGCTCGAAGGTCGCGCCCGCATCCACGGTCCCGCTGGTCCGCTCGCCCACCAGCGTGGCGCGCTCGTGTTCCTGCAGGGCCGCCGCCAGCAGTTCCGCCGCGGACGCAGTGCCCTCGTCCACCAGCACCACCAGCGGCACGTGGCCGGGCAGCACGGGCGCCGCCCACGTCCGGACGACCTGCGTCGCGCCGCCCCGCCGGGTCTCCTGCAGCACGGGCACGCCGGGGGGCAGGAGGGCGTTCAGCACGAGGAGCAGTTCGTGCACGTAGCCGCCGGTGTTGCCCCGCACATCGAGGACCAGGGCCCGCAGGCCGCTGGCGAGCAGGCGCTCCAGGCGCTGGCGCACTTCCCGCCCCACCCCGTCGGCGAACAGGCTGTGCAGCTTGAGGTACCCGACGCCATCGTCGAGCACTCTGGCGTCGAAGACGGGCGGCACGCGGATCGGCGCGCGGACGACGGACACGGCCGTCGGCTCGGCGGCACCCGGTCGTTCTACGACGAGGGTGACGGTGGTCCCGGCCGGTCCCCGGATCATCCCCGACACCTGCGTGATGTCCAGGCCGGCGGTGGGCACGGCGTCGATGCGCACCACGCGGTCGAACGGCCGTAACCCGGCGCCCTCGGCCGGCCCGCCGGGAATCACGTCGCGGATGTAGACGCGCCCCTCGCGCGCCAGCAACACCACCCCGATGCCCGAGAACTGCGCCTGCCGGCTGGCCTGGGCGCGCAGGCGCTCGTATTCCTCGGGCGGCATGAACCCCGTGTGGGAGTCGGCCAGCACCGCCGTCATGCCCCGGATCGCGGCGTGGGCGAGCGCTGTGCGCGTCAGGCGTCCGCTGGCGGCTTCTGCCGCAGCGTCGAAGCGCGCGCGGAAGGCCGCCTGCGCCTGCGCGTCGGGCAGGTCGGCCGGCAGGTCCGGCAGGTCAACGCCGATCCCGGCCGCGACCAGGGCGGCGCGCATGCCACCGATGCCGCCGTTCAGCAGCGGGACGACCTCGAGGCGGTCGACGTAGTGCTGGCGCAACAGCGCCAGCGCCTGCAGCACCAGCCCCGCGTCGGCCTGCACGGGGGCGGCCGCAGCTGGCGGTGCCTGGAGCGGCACCACCGGCACAGCGGCCACCAGCACTGCCCCCAGCAGCCAGACCGCGATGGAGAGCGGGTGGCGCCTGGTCACGGTGTACGCCCGCCTGGCGGGCCCTCGCGCCGCGACGCGGCCGCAGGGCGCACGCGCTCTGCCGCCACGGCCAGGGCACGCAGCAACTGCGGGTCGACGCCGCGGTCCAGGTCGGCGGCGGCGAGCGCGACCGCGTGGTCGGGCCGCAGGCCCACGCCCTCCAGGCGCTGCCCCAGGCCCGTGGCCAGCCGCTGCACGGTGACGCTGAGCGCAGAGCCATCGGAGAGGTCGAGCACGACGCTCGCTTCGACGGCACCGCCGGTCGGCGTGCCCACCACGGGCGCCCCCAGGTGCTCGCGCAGCGCGGCCGCCAGGAGTTCCGCGGCGGACGCCGTGGCCTCGTCCACGAGCACGACGACGGGCCACCCAGCGGGCAACACCGGCGAGCCCGCCGTGTGCACGATCTCCGTGCGACCGCCCCGGTTCGTCTCGCGCAGAATGGGGCGCCCCGGCGGGAGCAGGGCGCCTAGGGCCGCGGCGAGCTCGTGGACGTAGCCGCCGGTGTTGCCACGCAGGTCGAGCACCACGGCGCGCGCGCCCTTCCGGACCAGGTCGGCCAGCGCCCCCCGGAACTCGCGGCCCGAGCGCGCGCTGAACTGGTAGAACTGAAGGTAGCCGATCCCGTCCGGCAGCACGCGCGCCGCGAAGACCGCCGGCACCTGAATGGGCGCGCGCGTCAGCGTCACGGCCAGCGGCCCGGCGCGGCCCGGCCGGTCGAGCACCAGCGTGACCGGCGTCCCTGCTGGCCCGCGTATTGCGCCCGCCACCTGCTCCACCTGCATGCCGCCCGTGGAGACGGCGCCGATGCGGGCGATGCGGTCGAACCGTCGCACGCCAGCACGCGCCGCCGGGCCGCCGGGGATCACGTCGCGGACGTAGAAGCGGCCGGCGCGCTCCAGCAACACGATGCCCGCGCCCGTGAACCCGGGCTGGCCGCGCTGGCGCAGCTGGCGCTCTCGGTTGGCATCGGGGGGCAGGAAGCCGGTGTGCGAGTCCCGCAGCACAGCCGTCATTCCGCGGATGGCCGCATAGCTCAACGCCGTGCGCGACAGCCGGCCGGCGGCTGCAGCGGCCGCGGCGTCGAAGCGGGCCCGGAACGCCGCGTCGAGGCCTCGGACGTCGGATCCGAGGGGCGGCACGGGGGTGGCCACGCCTGCAGCGGCCAGCGCCGCGCGCAGACCGTCCAGGGCGCCGTTCAGCAACGGCGCGGGCTCCACGGGATCCACGTACCGCGCCCGCAGCACGCGCAACGCCTCGAGGACAAGCCCGGCGTCCGCCGCCTGCGCGGACGGCCAGCCCGCCGGCGCCACCAGCACCAGCGCGACCAGCGCGACCAGTGCCAGCAGCCGGGAGCGCCCCATAAGTACTCCCGATCGGACACCCATCCGCCCATGCACGGGTGCGATCAGTGCCAGCAACCGGAAGCGCCCCATCAGAGCACCGGACGGAACGGGACGAGCCGGATGAGGTACGAGTTGAGCAGGAACAGCAGGTCGGTGACCATGGCCACGCCCATGACGAGCAGGAAGATGCCGCTGGCGGTGGTCACCGCCCGCGCGTGCCGTCGCAACCAGCCCAGGGCGTCGACGGCGGCGACGAGCAGCGCCGCGGTCACGAGGAACGGGATGCCCAACCCCATCGCGTAGGCGAAGAGGAGCAGCGCGCCGTGGGCGGCCGTCTGCGTCGCCGCGGCCAGCGTGAGCACCGCGGTCAGCACCGGGCCGACGCACGGCGTCCAGGCGAAGCCAAACGCCATCCCCACGGGCACGGCGCCCAGGAGGCCCAGGGGGCGGCGCGGCAGGTGCCAACGGCGTTCACGCGCCAGCCCCGGGACGCGGATCACGCCCAGAACCGCCAGGCCCAGCGCGATCACCACGGCGCCGCCAACCCGCGACAGCCACTGCCGGTTGCCCAACACCAGCTCGCCCAGCACCGAGGCCGACGCGCCCAGGCCCGTGAAGACCACCGAGAACCCCAGCACGAACAGCGCGGTGGCCAGCAGCACCCGGCCCGCGTGCTGCCGGCGCTGCTCGACGCTCAGCTCCGCCAGGGAGAGGCCCGAGACGAACGACAGGTAGCCGGGGATGAGCGGCACCACGCACGGGCTCAGGAACCCGAGCACGCCCGCCGCGAACGCCAGCACGAGATTGACTTCTGCCACGACGGGCCACCTCCTCGCCCGGGCTGCGCGCCCCGTCTGCCGGCCAGACCGCCGCGCTCCCTCCTCCAAACGCGCACGGGCGGTGTGCTATGCCGCTTGGGCCCGGCGGCGGAGACCGCTCCTCCCAGCGGGCAAGGACGCCCGCCGACGCCCACCTCCAGCGCCTGCGCGACGAGCCGCTCCTCCCAAGGTGCAGGGGCCGCCCTGAACCCCAGACCGCCCGCTGGCCGCCCTGGCTGTCGACGCGCGCAGCCCGCCGACGGGTCACCGCGGCGCCGCCAGCGCCGCCAGGGCGATCACGTCTCCAGGGCGATCACGTCTCCTGCGCGCACCCCGAGCTGTGCGGCCGCGTCACCCCGGTTCACCGCCACCTCCACGGTGCCCGCGCTGCTCACCAGCGCCAGGACCTCGCCTGGGGCGCCGTCGGCGTAGGTGCGCACCCGCCGGACCGGGGTACGTCCTCCACGATACACCAGGGCGACCCGCTCCGGGAGGTCAGCGAGCCAGGTCCCCGGGATGTCGGTGACGAGGTTTCCGAAGGGATCGCAGTAGACCACCCGGCCGCTCAGGCGCCCGGGCGCCCGTGCGGGCGATGCGACCTGCGACGCGACCGGTAGCGCGACCGGCGCGGCGATGGGCGACGCGAACGCCTCGGGGGGAACGCCCGACGCGACGGCAGCCGCCGCCGGCGCGAAGACGTCGCGGCCGTGGAACGTGGCCGACGGCGGCTCGCGCACCAGCCGGGCCGTGTCGATGGCGAACGCCTGCGGGCGCCCCACCGCCGTGGCGGCGGGTACCAGCAGGCCGTTGTCAGGACCGACGAACCACTGCCCGCCCGCAGCGATGACCAGCCCGCGCCGTGCGGTGCCGACGTCCGGATCGACCACGGCCAGGTGGACCGTGCCCGCGGGAAACGCCGGCGCGGCCGCGGCCAGCACCGCGGCACCGCAGGCGACGTCGTGCCGGGGGATGTCGTGGGTGATGTCCACCACCACGGCGCGGCTGGCCCGCAGCAGCACGCCCCGCACCTCGCCCGGGTAGGGCGACGACGACCCGAAGTCCGAGAGCAGCGTGACGATCGGCACCGGCGCGCGCAGACGCCCGCGCCCTCAGGCGGCGCACCAGTGCGATGCCAGGTGCGCCAGCACGTCGGCGCAGGTCACCACCGACGGCACGTCCACCCACTCGACGGCGGCGTGGGCGCCCGCACCGCCCGGCCCGAACATCACCGTGGGGATGCCCGCGGCGCCCAGCAGCGCGGCATCGAACCACGGGTGCTCGCCCACCAGCCGCGGCGACCGGCCGCACACCGCCCGCACGCTGTCGGCCAGGGCGCGTACCACCGGCGCCTCGGGCGATACCTCGAAGGACGGCCGGCTCATGACGAGCTCGACGCGCGCCTGGAGCCCGGGCGAGCGCTGCTGCGCCTCGGACACGGCGGCCTCCAGTTCGGCGAGGACGTCCGCGTCCTGCTCGCCGGGCAGCAGACGGCGTTCCACCTCCAGGACGCAGCGGTCGGGGTACGTGCTCCACCCGACCCCGCCCGCAATGGTCGACGCGTGCAGCGAGGGCCGGCCGAGCAGCGGATGCGTCCGCTGCGGGAGCACCTCGCGCTCCAGGCGATCCAGCGCCACCAGCACGTGGCCCATCCGCGTGATGGCGTCGTCGCCGGCATCGTACCGGCTGCCGTGCGCGGCGCGGCCGGCGGTCTCCACCCGGGCCCAGAGG is a window encoding:
- a CDS encoding ABC-ATPase domain-containing protein yields the protein MLPSDRLRDKLIVANNKPFQAYQDLVGAYRFDRFVLYLDAIQPDPMAGPSRGRVRIDQAEAQLPPALWSTPPRKTALEDFLARALAEAIRRHVRTRWTGRTPPLAVDAGSQTVLRRAACTIAEDWVEVRVAIGLPAEGRKAAARAAITLFFEELPAVVEAGLVWARLDGEAGRRFVETVEDYLALQAQLPALGLVAFLADGAVLPRETPPGDGPLRGGRAQPLQAPDALAVTVSLPHRGTVRGLGIPRGVTVVTGGAFSGKSTLLAAVARGVYPHVPGDGRELVATVPDAVMVRAEPGRRIERVDLSAMVHRVPGRPEVSAFSAERASGALSVVASLAEALEVGTSLFVFDEDDLPAALLTRDARMEALVPPADDPLTRLVDVVRPLWEDLEISSIVATAGLGDFLAVADTVLVMDAFQPRAATAAAQQAVALGAPRAARRATVAVPAPRCPLPRGFNGLRGRRIASEMRGRGALVVGRESVDLAGLPQLVEPGQARAAGDAILYAVEKGYIDGAASIAEILARVFADLEAGGLLLLSEGERGSGDYALPRPYEVAAVLNRLRALQVRVRRPGQPLDLDAARSQPQEAPAPPTPSAAEEAPSASGPEAPGAPAAADVALVRLGPEGPAAGADASGPNPTPHSADAPHDPPRP
- a CDS encoding S41 family peptidase: MTRRHPLSIAVWLLGAVLVAAVPVVPLQAPPAAAAPVQADAGLVLQALALLRQHYVDRLEVVPLLNGGIGGMRAALVAAGIGVDLPDLPADLPDAQAQAAFRARFDAAAEAASGRLTRTALAHAAIRGMTAVLADSHTGFMPPEEYERLRAQASRQAQFSGIGVVLLAREGRVYIRDVIPGGPAEGAGLRPFDRVVRIDAVPTAGLDITQVSGMIRGPAGTTVTLVVERPGAAEPTAVSVVRAPIRVPPVFDARVLDDGVGYLKLHSLFADGVGREVRQRLERLLASGLRALVLDVRGNTGGYVHELLLVLNALLPPGVPVLQETRRGGATQVVRTWAAPVLPGHVPLVVLVDEGTASAAELLAAALQEHERATLVGERTSGTVDAGATFELADGSALLITVRRLATGRGRRLEGVGVTPHVAVALGLAELDQGRDSQLERALQLVRQRLRAARGAPCCPRAAAGPLPVVPRAATGQAVLSSR
- a CDS encoding S41 family peptidase; the encoded protein is MGRSRLLALVALVALVLVAPAGWPSAQAADAGLVLEALRVLRARYVDPVEPAPLLNGALDGLRAALAAAGVATPVPPLGSDVRGLDAAFRARFDAAAAAAAGRLSRTALSYAAIRGMTAVLRDSHTGFLPPDANRERQLRQRGQPGFTGAGIVLLERAGRFYVRDVIPGGPAARAGVRRFDRIARIGAVSTGGMQVEQVAGAIRGPAGTPVTLVLDRPGRAGPLAVTLTRAPIQVPAVFAARVLPDGIGYLQFYQFSARSGREFRGALADLVRKGARAVVLDLRGNTGGYVHELAAALGALLPPGRPILRETNRGGRTEIVHTAGSPVLPAGWPVVVLVDEATASAAELLAAALREHLGAPVVGTPTGGAVEASVVLDLSDGSALSVTVQRLATGLGQRLEGVGLRPDHAVALAAADLDRGVDPQLLRALAVAAERVRPAAASRREGPPGGRTP
- a CDS encoding cytochrome c biogenesis protein CcdA — its product is MAEVNLVLAFAAGVLGFLSPCVVPLIPGYLSFVSGLSLAELSVEQRRQHAGRVLLATALFVLGFSVVFTGLGASASVLGELVLGNRQWLSRVGGAVVIALGLAVLGVIRVPGLARERRWHLPRRPLGLLGAVPVGMAFGFAWTPCVGPVLTAVLTLAAATQTAAHGALLLFAYAMGLGIPFLVTAALLVAAVDALGWLRRHARAVTTASGIFLLVMGVAMVTDLLFLLNSYLIRLVPFRPVL
- a CDS encoding SAM-dependent chlorinase/fluorinase, whose amino-acid sequence is MPIVTLLSDFGSSSPYPGEVRGVLLRASRAVVVDITHDIPRHDVACGAAVLAAAAPAFPAGTVHLAVVDPDVGTARRGLVIAAGGQWFVGPDNGLLVPAATAVGRPQAFAIDTARLVREPPSATFHGRDVFAPAAAAVASGVPPEAFASPIAAPVALPVASQVASPARAPGRLSGRVVYCDPFGNLVTDIPGTWLADLPERVALVYRGGRTPVRRVRTYADGAPGEVLALVSSAGTVEVAVNRGDAAAQLGVRAGDVIALET
- a CDS encoding M20/M25/M40 family metallo-hydrolase, which gives rise to MPADRARIVGLLRALVATDSVNPGLAPGGAGEGAVATLLAAECRAAGLEVRLDEVAPGRPNVVARLAGARPGRRLLLCGHTDTVATTGMAEPFSARLEGDRLYGRGAYDMKGGVAAIVEAMRVVAAAGLPAGELVAAFVVDEEHASLGALDLIRRERADAAVITEPTALEVCIAHKGFLWARVETAGRAAHGSRYDAGDDAITRMGHVLVALDRLEREVLPQRTHPLLGRPSLHASTIAGGVGWSTYPDRCVLEVERRLLPGEQDADVLAELEAAVSEAQQRSPGLQARVELVMSRPSFEVSPEAPVVRALADSVRAVCGRSPRLVGEHPWFDAALLGAAGIPTVMFGPGGAGAHAAVEWVDVPSVVTCADVLAHLASHWCAA